The proteins below come from a single Zhouia spongiae genomic window:
- the rplL gene encoding 50S ribosomal protein L7/L12, which produces MADLKDFAEQLVNLTVKEVNELADILKEEYGIEPAAAAVAVAGGAAGGDAGAAEEKSEFDVILKSAGASKLAVVKLVKELTGLGLKEAKEIVDSAPKAIKEGIAKDEAEGLKKSLEEAGAEVELK; this is translated from the coding sequence ATGGCAGATTTAAAGGATTTTGCAGAACAATTGGTTAACTTAACAGTTAAAGAAGTAAATGAGTTAGCTGATATCTTAAAAGAAGAATATGGTATAGAGCCTGCTGCTGCAGCTGTTGCTGTTGCTGGTGGTGCTGCCGGTGGTGATGCTGGTGCTGCTGAAGAGAAATCGGAATTTGACGTAATTCTTAAGTCGGCAGGAGCTTCTAAATTAGCAGTTGTTAAGCTGGTTAAAGAATTAACTGGTTTAGGTCTTAAAGAAGCTAAAGAGATCGTAGATAGCGCTCCTAAAGCTATCAAAGAAGGTATTGCTAAAGATGAGGCTGAAGGTCTTAAGAAGTCTTTAGAAGAAGCCGGTGCTGAAGTAGAGCTTAAGTAA